The following DNA comes from Miscanthus floridulus cultivar M001 chromosome 5, ASM1932011v1, whole genome shotgun sequence.
ACTAACTACACAACTAAACAAAGAGAGCAAACTAGAGAGCTACTAACAACTAGAAAGGAACAACAAGCTACTCTAGTGCTACACTAAGCAACGAGCTACCACTACTTAAACAACACAAGCATACAAGCACTACACAAGTGAATAAATGAAATACAAGTGTATAGCTTTATACCGAACTGGGCAAGAGACGTGACACAAtgaatttttctcccgaggttcggTTGCTTGCCAGCAACTTAATCCCCGTTATGGCAAGTCTTTTGGTGAGATAATTTGCGCACTAACAAGCACCACAAACTTGACCCACAACCTTGGGTGTCACAAGAATCACTCCCACAAGCCCTCCTTCTAGCCACGCGCAATTTATTAGAGTATCATTTTGCTTCTCGCGAGGTAGGATCAAAACCTCTCACAATTCCTTGATTGGGGGTGGAAACAATCACCAATTCCCCTCACCAATCACTGAAGCACCaactatctaggtggcggcaactaccaagagtaacaagaacgcCCAAACTTCACAATCACTAGTGCCACCAAGATGCAATCAACAAATGTAATGCCTAGTGATGAATCGGTCTCTCGCAAAGTGTTTGCAAGAGCACAAAAGCAAGAGAGAGGAGGAGAGGCTTTTCTCAGCTTTCACAAGAGTTAGGAGGTTcaacaaatggctaagagagctCCAAGAGCCAGCCAACCCACTATATATAGCCCTCTCCAAAGAAAATGGTTGTTAGGCCTTGCTGCTGGGGCAGCCGCCCACTAGAGGTCTGACCGCGGGCCGGGTTGGTCCGACCGCTAGCCCTGAAAGGTTGAGCAGTAGCGATGTTGCAGCGACTGCTGACCGGCAACGATGATTCCAGATATGGGCCTTGGAAGCCCATTGATGAAAACAAAAAATCAATCCCAACAAATGCTGAAATCGGTGGTGTCTACCTCTTGGATGCGGAAAAGACTTCATTCCTCAAAGAAGAAATTGTTTGTCTCTCCTCTCTAATTCTAACTCCACCTTAGATGTGATGAGGGCAAGTTCAGCCCTGTATAAAGGACTCTACCCTGAGGAGGACTTGGTTCATCTTCCTCCGTAATGGGTTGGGCCAGGCTTGACAGGCCATCACACCATGTAGAAAAAATAGAATGATTTGCAATTTGGAACTAAGGGAGTAGAATTTATATAGAGTTTAAGGACTACTGCCATAGAGTATATTCAGACGGACCAAATAAAATCAGAAAACGGAGTAGAATTTATATAGAGTTTTGGGACTACTCCCCTAGATTATATTTGGGATGGACGAAATAAAATCAGAAAACGGAAATGAAATGAACGAAGACACGTTTAGAGTTTAGACACATGAAGTGACGTAGATATATCTGGCTTGTTTTGTTTAACACCTCACTTCACTACGGGCGACGAGTAGGCTGGCGCCGTTGCAATCCTCACCGCCGCAGCAAGCAGGCAGCGCCTTCCTGCGGCGCGCGCTcgtgctcctcctcctcgtcggaggCGGCAGCCGGCTCTTGAGGCAGGCCCCTGCGCCCCGAGGCATCCAGGCTCGCTGTTAGCTCATCAGCAGACGCGCAGGAGATCTCGGTCCTCGTTTCATTTCATCGGTGTCGTGGTTGACTACACAGGCCTCCTTCGCGCGCGCCGAGGCTCTTCGAGAGCAATCGGTTTCTGCGACCCATCGACGCCTGCAGCCGCGCCACGCCCTCGCCCCAGGACCTGCGCGCCGCCTCCGCCTTAGCGTGCCAGAGCGAGGCGCCTCGGCAGCAAACGGTGACTGACGGCGGCTGCTTCGTGCGGCTTGAGCCCGTCAGTGCTCTGCCTCTGCCCCGCGGAACAACGCAGCCGCGGCTGCGGCAGCTTCACGAGGCTTTTTCAGCTCGCCGGTGCTCCGGGCCTCGCCCGCCCTCCTCGGATCCGCACTTGTCCCTAAATCGCAGGAGTATTTTGGTGGAGTAATACTCACCTCACGTTTCCAATCGCTTGAAGAGAGGATAGCATTTGGCATATCTGTCTGTATACGCTCATCTTTCCACCGACAAGTCTCGCTCGTTCCCCTTCAAAATGGCGCCCGCTTTCCTGACGACCCTCCACCCTGCGACGACCTCCTTCCGTTTCCCCGCCGGCGCCGGAGGGTGCAGCCGCTCTCACTGGGCCCCACCGGCGCTTTCCTCGGCGGCAACGCCAGCGGTGCCTCGCCGGCTCCTCCTTCCAGTGGCGGCCGGCATTTGGGACTTGATCTCCGGCGGAGCTGGTGGTGCGGCAGCTGCGTCCCTCGCCGTCCGGCGAGGTATGCAGCTTTTCCGGCAGGGAGATGTAGCTGGTTCATTGGCAGAATTTGACAGGGCGATCGAGATGGACCCACGACAGAAGCAATGTACGAGCTCTTATCAACTGCTTTTGTTTGAGGTTATACATAGCTGCAGCTAATATAACGCCTTGTTACAGATCTTTGGCAACGGGGCCTCTCACTGTACTACCTAGACAGGTGTGTAAAAATTATCCCACTAGCACTTAACACCCATAATTCTGGTCATTATCCAAGAGCATTGATCCAAAAGTTGGAGAGTGAAGTGAGAGCTCTATATGTAACGTGGTATGTACTACATGAATGTATTCAAACATAGGTTTGAAGAAGGGGCAGAGCAGTTCAGGATAGACGTTGCAGCTAACCCGAACGACACTGAAGAGTCCATATGGTGCTTTCTATGTGAGGCTCAGCTATACGGGATTGAAGAAGCAAGGAGGCGATTCTTGGAGGCAAGTTCTTCAGGGTGTACTTGTTCGAGTACAATTGTCTCCTCATCAAATTCTAACTTGACGTGCATTCACTTTCTTCAGGTTGGACTGGACTCAAGACCTGTAATGCGTGAAGCATATGCACTGTTTAAAGATGGTGGAGATCCTGAAAAGGTTATTTCAGCGAAAGTTCTGATGTCTatggtcccgttcgctggtctgaaatttggctgaaactggctgaaaaacactgttccggctaaattgttgtgagagaaaaacactgttccggctgaaaaaagaagccgaacaagccatttttaagacaagcgaacgggccaATGTGCAGTTTGTGTTCTATAACCTCTTTCTGAATATATCTTGATATTTCCGGTGGTCCTGTTTTTGTGTTTGGGCTTTAGTTAGCTGCAAACTTTTCGAGTGGCTCTGATGGTGAGATCTTCTATTCTTCACTATATGCCGGACTATACTATGAATCTCAGGTATGGAATAACCATTTAAGCCCTGTTCGAAATGTGTGGCCTTTTATACATTGTTTTAGGAATTGAATTCTAAATCCTTGCATTCTAATGAGACCTTCGATTTTTTTGTCAACATTTGTGTTATCTGTTAATTGATGAACATTCTAAAATTTGTACATTTGGCACCTAAGGTACATCTGCCCTTCCATTGAACATGTATTTCAATGTTGTAATTTTCCGTGTTCAAAAACACATTATAAAAATATGCGACTTGATATATCTTGATTAGATTTTCTTCACTGGTTGCATAATAGATATATATTCCAATTGGTACATCACTAGGAAGCATACTTTCGTTTATAATCCATCTGAACACTTCATTCATGTTGCAAATATGCTAAAGAGCAAAACCTTTTAGCATCAAAATTAATAATATCTTATATTCATTCATGATTACTCCCTCCTTTGCAAATTGTAGTTTATTTTGgttttgtcttaagtcaaacttctaTAAAAAAAAGGgccatacccagtgcagagagctcccgctctgtgcggggtctggggaagggactaacaagccttaccctcgcctatgcaatgcgaggagaccgcgactatAAATTTGTAGCAAAATTCACCAACGCTAGAACATCAaatttgtagctttagatttttCCATGCAATATATTTTGATAGAGAATTATTTGAACTTATTAATATcaatatatttttctaaaaacGTGGTGAAAGTTAGAGaaatttgacttagaacaaagccAAATCCCAAAGTGAATGGTATATAATTTGGAACCGAGAGAATGCCAATTTAATATAGGCAAATATCTCCCCTTTCTTTGTATCATTATTAGTGCAAAGTTAATTACTAGCTACACTTGATGCTGAGCAGAAAGATGCAGATATGGCAAAATCTCACATTGTTGCAGCATGCAAGTCGCCTTATGGATCGAGGTTTGGCctgcctctctctttctctctgtctATATATATACTGTGCTGATGAATAAGTATTGATGTATGTATGCTAAGTCCAATTCTCTGTGTAGGTCCGGCGATTACATGGCTTCCCTTGCATTTGTCCACTGCCA
Coding sequences within:
- the LOC136452150 gene encoding uncharacterized protein, which produces MAPAFLTTLHPATTSFRFPAGAGGCSRSHWAPPALSSAATPAVPRRLLLPVAAGIWDLISGGAGGAAAASLAVRRGMQLFRQGDVAGSLAEFDRAIEMDPRQKQYLWQRGLSLYYLDRFEEGAEQFRIDVAANPNDTEESIWCFLCEAQLYGIEEARRRFLEVGLDSRPVMREAYALFKDGGDPEKLAANFSSGSDGEIFYSSLYAGLYYESQKDADMAKSHIVAACKSPYGSRSGDYMASLAFVHCQCRNWNLV